One stretch of Candidatus Brocadiaceae bacterium DNA includes these proteins:
- a CDS encoding SAM-dependent methyltransferase: MQNVKDILIGKIGKKGKITFAEFMSTALYHPEYGYYNTNTKRVGKHGDYYTSPTVHAVFGELIAKQLEEMWSIMGKGVFTVVEMGANAGWLCYDIMRCIMKEFQQLYEQIQYIIVESNSYATEKQRLLLNPLGLAEEKVSWHTYTKSGFSFDSIQGCFLANEFIDALPVHRYTVKKGIFNEIFIGYNGVNFCEIENEVFLQTFSNYLKENFIHLEENQRFEINFDAAIWLKHVAEKLTKGFIITIDYGDTADRIYGGNYKEGTLRCYYKHTVNQDYHERPGQQDITAHVDFTHMMKAGEEADLHVTGFTKQGHYLIALGILERLNKTGNDVNTILKAKNLFHPEGMGDIFKILIQHKNIENPRLSGFRPLSSVNLEA, encoded by the coding sequence ATGCAAAACGTAAAGGATATACTCATTGGAAAGATAGGTAAAAAGGGCAAGATAACGTTTGCCGAGTTTATGAGTACCGCACTCTATCACCCGGAATATGGTTATTATAATACAAATACCAAACGAGTCGGAAAACACGGAGATTATTATACCAGCCCCACTGTCCATGCAGTTTTTGGTGAGCTTATCGCAAAGCAATTGGAAGAGATGTGGAGCATCATGGGTAAAGGGGTATTTACCGTGGTGGAAATGGGAGCCAATGCCGGCTGGTTATGTTACGACATCATGCGATGTATCATGAAGGAATTTCAGCAATTGTATGAACAGATACAGTATATCATTGTTGAGTCAAATTCCTACGCGACTGAAAAACAAAGGTTGTTACTGAATCCTCTTGGTTTGGCTGAAGAAAAGGTGTCATGGCATACGTATACGAAGAGTGGATTTTCTTTTGACAGTATTCAGGGATGTTTTCTGGCCAATGAATTTATTGACGCGCTTCCGGTACATCGTTATACGGTAAAAAAAGGTATTTTCAATGAAATCTTCATAGGTTATAATGGGGTAAATTTCTGTGAAATTGAAAACGAAGTGTTTCTGCAAACATTCAGCAATTATCTTAAGGAAAATTTCATACACCTGGAAGAAAACCAAAGATTTGAAATTAATTTTGATGCGGCAATCTGGTTGAAGCATGTCGCGGAAAAACTAACGAAAGGATTTATTATAACAATAGATTATGGTGATACTGCCGATAGGATTTATGGAGGAAATTATAAGGAAGGCACCTTGAGATGTTATTACAAACATACCGTTAATCAGGATTACCATGAACGGCCTGGCCAGCAGGATATTACCGCCCATGTTGATTTTACCCATATGATGAAAGCAGGTGAAGAGGCGGATTTACACGTCACGGGGTTTACAAAACAGGGGCATTATCTTATTGCACTGGGCATACTCGAACGATTAAATAAAACGGGAAACGATGTGAATACGATATTAAAGGCAAAAAATCTTTTTCATCCCGAAGGGATGGGTGATATCTTTAAGATACTTATTCAACACAAGAATATTGAAAATCCACGGCTGTCCGGTTTCAGGCCATTGAGTTCCGTGAATTTGGAGGCCTAA
- a CDS encoding thiamine pyrophosphate-dependent dehydrogenase E1 component subunit alpha, which translates to MNIKREDLLQLYYYLKLTRTLEDRVTSLYHQGKIMGGAWTSNGTEAVSVGYGYALEKDDIAAPYFRDMGVFLIRGITAKRIMAQYLAKKTGVTGGKDGNVHIGDMNFGVIGFPSHLADNYPVGAGAALAFRIRGERRIAVACTGDGGTSRGDFHEGMNFASARKLPIVFICNNNQYAYSTPLRLQMAIKDVADRALAYGIPSKIVDGNNVVEVYKAAKEAYDIARNGGGPTFIECKTMRMHGHSEHDSAKYVPRELLEEWKKKDPIMNMEKYLLENSIANRKDLESVDSQVKKEIEEAEAFAIESPYPDPGDVLKGVYASAITDRAKP; encoded by the coding sequence ATGAATATTAAACGTGAAGATTTGTTACAACTATACTACTATTTAAAGTTGACAAGAACTCTGGAAGATCGTGTCACGTCGCTTTATCATCAAGGAAAGATTATGGGCGGGGCATGGACGAGTAACGGTACGGAAGCAGTCTCTGTTGGTTATGGTTATGCCCTGGAAAAAGATGATATAGCGGCCCCTTATTTTAGAGATATGGGAGTTTTCCTGATACGGGGTATTACGGCGAAACGTATTATGGCGCAATACCTTGCAAAAAAGACCGGTGTTACCGGAGGCAAGGATGGAAATGTTCATATCGGGGATATGAACTTCGGTGTTATCGGATTTCCCAGTCATCTGGCGGATAACTATCCTGTGGGGGCGGGCGCCGCGCTCGCCTTCAGGATACGGGGGGAAAGGAGGATTGCAGTTGCTTGTACCGGAGACGGAGGAACGAGCCGTGGTGACTTTCACGAGGGAATGAATTTCGCTTCGGCAAGAAAATTACCTATTGTGTTTATTTGTAACAATAACCAGTATGCCTATTCAACACCGCTACGATTGCAAATGGCTATCAAAGATGTTGCAGATCGAGCCTTGGCCTATGGTATTCCCAGTAAAATAGTTGACGGAAACAATGTGGTGGAGGTATATAAAGCGGCAAAAGAGGCGTATGATATTGCAAGAAATGGTGGAGGACCCACGTTTATAGAATGCAAGACCATGCGGATGCATGGCCATTCCGAGCATGACAGCGCGAAATATGTTCCCCGGGAATTATTGGAAGAGTGGAAAAAGAAGGATCCTATCATGAACATGGAAAAATATTTACTGGAAAATTCGATCGCAAACAGGAAGGATCTTGAGAGTGTTGACTCACAGGTGAAAAAAGAGATTGAAGAGGCAGAAGCCTTTGCCATAGAAAGTCCGTATCCGGATCCCGGTGATGTATTAAAAGGGGTTTATGCGTCAGCAATAACGGATAGAGCCAAACCATAA
- a CDS encoding helix-turn-helix domain-containing protein — protein sequence MYSIKYSEVIKRLQEILHTQSDEDIAGGLELTPQTFSQCKKRDSIPYELLVKFCLLRKLSLDWLFIGDQNKQDDYVTIPVYNNVLDPGSFQEREENIDILKFKSNWLKNELRVNQFDLFLLYVDDESMEPTLRAGDIILVVKQKASITRDGIYVLQMDSAALIKRIQRLPGGIVRITSDNLAYQPIEVKLEQIEKGDLAVIGRMVWAGKRF from the coding sequence ATGTACAGTATAAAATATTCGGAAGTGATCAAAAGACTTCAGGAAATTCTTCACACTCAATCTGACGAAGATATTGCTGGTGGACTTGAATTAACACCACAGACTTTTTCCCAATGCAAAAAGCGAGACAGTATTCCCTATGAACTGTTGGTAAAATTTTGTCTTTTACGTAAATTGTCACTTGATTGGCTTTTTATAGGGGATCAAAATAAACAGGATGATTACGTAACAATTCCTGTGTATAACAACGTGCTTGATCCTGGTTCCTTTCAGGAAAGGGAAGAAAATATTGATATTCTAAAATTTAAAAGTAACTGGTTAAAAAATGAATTGAGAGTGAACCAGTTTGATCTTTTTCTCTTGTATGTAGATGATGAGTCAATGGAGCCCACCTTGAGAGCGGGAGATATTATTCTCGTTGTCAAGCAGAAAGCATCTATTACGCGCGACGGGATATATGTATTACAGATGGATAGCGCGGCCCTGATCAAGAGAATACAAAGGCTTCCCGGGGGTATCGTTCGTATTACCAGTGACAATCTAGCGTATCAGCCTATTGAGGTAAAGCTTGAACAGATAGAGAAAGGGGATTTGGCGGTTATCGGTCGTATGGTTTGGGCTGGAAAGAGATTCTGA
- a CDS encoding alpha-ketoacid dehydrogenase subunit beta, producing the protein MEVITYLDAIREALEEEMIRDQNVFILGEDVGVYGGAFRITEGFLEKFGEWRVLDTPLSESGFTGAAIGASLVGMRPVVEMQFADFISCAFDQLTNVAAKFHYRLGSSVPIVVRAPCGGNIHGGAFHSQSIEGYFFNVPGLKIVMPSTVYDAKGLLKAAIRDNDPVIYCEHKYLYRRIKDSVPREDYVVPIGKARVALEGSDISIITYGAMVHTALEAAQELKTTGISIDIVDLRTILPLDKQAILDSVKKTNKVIVLHEQTKTGGVGAEVSALISEECFDYLDGPVIRITAPDTPIPYSPHMEEVFIPRTADVVSAVKKLMRY; encoded by the coding sequence ATGGAAGTGATTACCTATCTTGACGCAATCAGAGAGGCGCTGGAAGAGGAAATGATTCGCGATCAAAATGTGTTTATTTTGGGAGAGGATGTGGGTGTATATGGCGGTGCATTCCGCATCACGGAAGGTTTCCTGGAAAAATTCGGCGAATGGCGCGTCCTGGATACCCCCCTTTCTGAATCCGGTTTTACAGGCGCGGCAATCGGGGCTTCACTTGTTGGAATGAGACCTGTGGTAGAGATGCAGTTCGCCGATTTTATTTCGTGTGCATTTGATCAATTAACAAATGTTGCGGCGAAGTTCCATTACCGTTTAGGTTCGTCCGTGCCCATTGTTGTTCGCGCGCCCTGTGGCGGCAACATACATGGTGGCGCGTTTCATTCTCAATCTATCGAAGGCTACTTTTTTAATGTTCCCGGATTAAAAATCGTTATGCCGTCAACCGTGTATGACGCAAAAGGACTTTTAAAGGCGGCTATACGGGACAATGATCCTGTCATTTACTGTGAACATAAATATCTCTATAGGCGTATTAAAGATTCCGTTCCCAGGGAAGATTATGTGGTTCCCATAGGAAAAGCGCGTGTTGCTCTGGAAGGATCGGATATTTCCATAATAACCTATGGCGCAATGGTCCATACTGCTCTTGAAGCCGCGCAGGAACTGAAAACCACCGGAATATCAATCGATATTGTTGATTTAAGAACAATTTTGCCGTTGGATAAACAAGCAATCCTTGATTCGGTAAAAAAAACAAATAAGGTTATTGTCTTGCACGAACAGACAAAAACGGGTGGTGTCGGCGCTGAGGTTTCGGCATTAATCAGTGAGGAATGTTTTGACTATCTGGATGGTCCCGTTATTCGAATTACTGCGCCTGATACACCAATACCCTATAGTCCTCATATGGAAGAAGTCTTTATTCCCCGGACAGCAGATGTTGTTTCTGCCGTAAAGAAATTAATGCGCTATTGA
- a CDS encoding 2-oxo acid dehydrogenase subunit E2, which produces MSVDVIVPQMGESIVEGTILKWLVKEGDHVEKEQPIVEISTDKIDTEVPSPVAGIVKKILHTEGEALPVQTVIAHIEAVEKKEESVVSEKKPEVIEEKKRVESLQSVDTIEREERRYSPLVRKIAGEYGVTLENVKGTGEGGRVTKKDILDYVASRTKPAPAPVAEGLEKTEEREILIPFNLKRLITAERMAQSKQTAVHVTTVFEVDMTNVARYRELNKQRMKNDGIHLTYLPFISFATAHALKAYPLLNSSWTDNGLLQKNYINIGIAVSLEDGLIVPVIKDADKKELKQLSREIQDIAINARSKKLKPDDVQGGTFTITNHGLNGSLIGTPIILQPQVAILGVGAVQKRPVVVQNDAIAIRTMMYLSLSFDHRVMDGANADMFLLKIKDILEGWEVESHEHEKEMSAPPGGYGGVW; this is translated from the coding sequence ATGTCTGTAGATGTGATTGTGCCACAAATGGGAGAAAGTATCGTTGAAGGCACCATTTTGAAGTGGCTTGTGAAGGAAGGTGATCATGTTGAGAAAGAGCAACCTATCGTAGAAATCAGTACGGACAAGATTGATACGGAGGTGCCATCGCCGGTTGCCGGAATTGTGAAAAAAATTCTTCATACTGAAGGCGAGGCGTTGCCGGTTCAGACGGTAATTGCCCATATAGAGGCTGTTGAGAAGAAAGAGGAGAGTGTCGTATCAGAAAAAAAGCCTGAAGTTATAGAAGAAAAAAAAAGAGTAGAGAGTCTTCAGTCTGTTGATACGATTGAGCGGGAAGAAAGAAGGTATTCACCCTTGGTAAGAAAGATTGCCGGAGAATATGGGGTGACGCTGGAAAATGTAAAGGGCACCGGCGAGGGCGGACGGGTAACAAAAAAGGATATTCTGGACTATGTGGCCTCTCGAACAAAACCGGCCCCCGCCCCTGTTGCCGAAGGTTTAGAAAAAACAGAAGAGAGGGAAATCCTTATACCCTTCAATCTGAAACGTTTGATTACTGCAGAAAGGATGGCGCAAAGCAAGCAAACGGCAGTCCATGTCACAACCGTTTTTGAAGTCGATATGACAAACGTTGCCCGGTACCGAGAACTCAACAAACAGAGGATGAAAAATGACGGTATTCATCTAACCTATCTCCCCTTCATATCATTTGCCACGGCTCACGCCCTGAAGGCATATCCTCTCCTGAATTCTTCATGGACGGACAATGGCCTTTTACAGAAAAATTATATTAATATCGGAATTGCAGTGTCTCTTGAAGACGGACTTATTGTTCCCGTGATAAAGGATGCGGACAAAAAGGAGCTGAAACAACTGTCAAGGGAAATTCAAGACATTGCCATCAATGCACGTTCTAAAAAACTGAAACCTGATGACGTTCAGGGAGGAACGTTTACCATAACGAATCATGGACTAAATGGCAGCCTGATCGGAACACCGATTATACTACAACCACAGGTGGCAATATTAGGGGTGGGTGCAGTTCAAAAAAGACCTGTTGTCGTGCAAAACGATGCGATTGCCATTCGCACAATGATGTATCTCAGCCTCTCTTTTGATCATCGCGTCATGGATGGCGCAAACGCGGATATGTTTCTTCTTAAGATAAAAGATATTCTGGAGGGATGGGAGGTTGAATCGCATGAACATGAAAAGGAAATGTCTGCTCCTCCTGGAGGATATGGTGGAGTATGGTAA
- the lipB gene encoding lipoyl(octanoyl) transferase LipB has product MNMKRKCLLLLEDMVEYGKAWEYQKSLFELRESGKIADSFLLLQHPPTFTYGRRYKDSNLTANKETYEQKGFAVYKSDRGGLATYHGPGQIVGYPILKMCSYTKDFHQYLRMLEEVMLRTLRDFGISSERKIGHTGVWVNQEKIGFIGVRVGSGYTMHGFSLNVNNDLSPFLQIIPCGIEGIKITSVHVLLHKKVGIEKVYIRLASHFSCVFEVEMVSAKMQELLNGIDAHEECVMR; this is encoded by the coding sequence ATGAACATGAAAAGGAAATGTCTGCTCCTCCTGGAGGATATGGTGGAGTATGGTAAGGCGTGGGAATATCAAAAATCCCTGTTTGAGCTGAGAGAATCTGGCAAAATAGCGGATAGTTTTCTTTTGCTTCAACACCCCCCGACCTTCACCTACGGTCGTAGATACAAGGATTCCAATTTAACTGCCAATAAGGAAACTTACGAACAAAAAGGTTTTGCGGTTTATAAATCAGATCGGGGAGGCTTGGCGACATACCATGGACCCGGTCAGATAGTCGGTTATCCTATTCTCAAAATGTGTTCCTATACGAAGGACTTTCACCAATATCTCAGAATGTTGGAAGAAGTAATGCTCAGAACGTTGCGGGATTTTGGTATTTCTTCAGAGCGCAAGATAGGGCATACCGGTGTCTGGGTAAATCAGGAGAAGATTGGTTTTATTGGTGTGCGTGTTGGTTCAGGTTATACCATGCATGGGTTTTCCCTCAATGTAAATAACGACCTGTCTCCATTCCTCCAGATAATCCCCTGTGGTATTGAAGGGATAAAAATCACCTCTGTTCACGTTTTGTTACACAAAAAAGTAGGAATAGAGAAAGTATATATCCGGCTTGCCTCGCACTTTTCCTGCGTATTTGAAGTAGAAATGGTTTCCGCCAAAATGCAGGAATTGCTGAACGGTATAGACGCACATGAAGAGTGTGTCATGCGTTAA
- the lipA gene encoding lipoyl synthase has translation MRPEWLRTKLPAGKNYNEIKSILRQQRLFTVCEEALCPNIGECFEARTATFLILGDTCTRQCGFCAVKKGSPPEVNKEEPFRVATAVKEMRLQYAVITSVTRDDLSDNGATAYAQTIRCIREGIKTCKVEVLIPDFGGSFELLQVVLNAVPDVLNHNMETVPRLYSQVRSMSDYHVSLEVLRHTLKYMPGVTTKSGIMLGLGEKWDEVISVMRDIRDTGCDILTIGQYLKPGKNALPIQRYYTPEEFCLLKWEGKRMGFKHVESGPLVRSSYHAKMQSGTVLTC, from the coding sequence ATGCGCCCTGAATGGCTGCGAACAAAACTTCCCGCAGGAAAAAATTACAACGAGATCAAGTCAATCTTAAGGCAACAGAGGCTTTTCACGGTATGCGAAGAAGCCCTGTGCCCGAATATCGGCGAGTGTTTTGAGGCGCGAACGGCGACGTTTTTGATATTGGGCGATACCTGCACGAGACAGTGTGGTTTTTGTGCCGTGAAAAAAGGCTCCCCCCCTGAAGTAAATAAAGAAGAACCTTTTCGGGTCGCAACGGCAGTAAAGGAAATGCGGCTGCAATATGCCGTGATCACTTCAGTAACAAGGGACGATCTTTCTGATAACGGCGCAACTGCCTATGCCCAAACAATTCGGTGTATTCGAGAAGGTATCAAAACGTGCAAGGTGGAGGTATTGATACCTGACTTTGGCGGCTCTTTTGAATTGCTGCAGGTAGTGCTTAATGCCGTGCCGGATGTGCTTAATCACAACATGGAAACCGTTCCACGTCTGTATTCGCAGGTCAGGTCAATGTCCGATTATCATGTTTCGCTGGAAGTTTTAAGACATACACTAAAATACATGCCAGGTGTGACAACGAAATCGGGAATCATGTTGGGACTGGGAGAAAAATGGGATGAAGTAATTAGCGTAATGCGGGATATACGTGATACTGGCTGTGATATACTTACTATAGGACAATACCTGAAACCAGGGAAAAATGCCTTACCAATACAACGGTATTATACCCCGGAAGAATTTTGCCTATTAAAATGGGAGGGAAAACGGATGGGGTTCAAACATGTTGAGTCAGGGCCCCTGGTACGAAGCTCTTATCATGCAAAGATGCAATCTGGTACCGTTCTTACTTGTTAG
- a CDS encoding Maf family protein, with translation MKTIILASASPRRKEILALTGLKFRVEKRDFHEDMDLNMSPRKLSQHVSREKAMTVVDTYDNALVIAADTFIVFREKILGKPHTKEEARRMLKMLNGKVHKVITGFTIIDTDDRKLVSQSVETKVYLKRITMKEIESYVQTKEPLDKAGAYAIQGLGAVLVEKIEGDYFNVVGLPLSAVTESLKCFEIYVL, from the coding sequence ATGAAAACCATAATACTTGCTTCCGCATCTCCGAGAAGAAAAGAGATATTAGCGTTGACAGGCTTGAAATTTCGCGTAGAGAAGAGAGATTTTCATGAAGACATGGATCTCAACATGAGTCCACGCAAGCTTTCGCAGCATGTGTCGCGAGAAAAGGCAATGACGGTTGTAGATACATATGACAATGCGCTCGTTATTGCGGCAGACACCTTTATTGTTTTCCGTGAGAAAATTCTGGGCAAACCTCACACGAAAGAAGAAGCGCGTCGCATGTTGAAAATGCTGAACGGAAAGGTACACAAAGTAATTACCGGTTTTACCATTATTGATACTGATGACAGGAAACTGGTATCTCAATCAGTTGAAACAAAGGTCTATCTTAAAAGAATAACGATGAAGGAAATTGAGTCATATGTACAGACGAAAGAACCTTTAGACAAGGCAGGCGCGTACGCCATACAGGGACTGGGCGCCGTTCTTGTTGAAAAAATAGAAGGGGATTATTTTAATGTCGTAGGGCTTCCCTTAAGCGCTGTGACAGAAAGTTTAAAGTGTTTTGAAATTTACGTGCTCTAA
- a CDS encoding NAD(P)H-hydrate epimerase, with protein sequence MQKGLAREQIRELDRKAIEEYQIPGIILMENAGRNVAEEIVKSIDHSKNDTIAVLCGKGNNGGDGYVIARHLHNRGIAVDVFIFAPIQDILHDGDAATNLRILLNMKLSVEEIVDITGVNRLIKRLGAYRILVDALFGTGLSGEVKEPFATLILGINYHRKTVVSVDIPSGLDCNSGKVLGVAVRAAKTVTFVAAKKGFYENDGPRVTGDVIVTDISIPRELMI encoded by the coding sequence ATGCAAAAGGGTCTGGCCCGAGAACAAATACGAGAGTTGGACAGAAAGGCTATAGAGGAATATCAGATTCCCGGTATTATCCTTATGGAAAATGCGGGGAGGAATGTAGCCGAAGAAATAGTAAAAAGTATAGATCATTCAAAAAATGATACAATAGCTGTTTTATGTGGTAAGGGAAATAACGGTGGCGATGGATATGTCATTGCACGTCATCTTCACAATCGCGGTATAGCTGTGGATGTATTTATCTTTGCGCCGATTCAAGACATTCTGCATGATGGCGATGCCGCGACAAATCTGAGAATCCTTTTAAACATGAAACTATCCGTTGAGGAAATAGTTGATATAACCGGGGTAAACCGCCTTATAAAGAGGCTCGGCGCCTACAGAATCCTTGTAGACGCCCTGTTCGGAACAGGTCTTTCCGGTGAAGTAAAAGAACCTTTTGCTACCCTTATTCTCGGCATAAATTACCACAGGAAAACGGTCGTGTCCGTAGATATTCCTTCCGGACTTGACTGTAACAGTGGTAAGGTGCTGGGGGTTGCCGTCAGGGCTGCAAAAACCGTTACCTTTGTGGCGGCAAAAAAGGGTTTTTATGAAAATGACGGTCCGCGCGTGACAGGCGATGTTATTGTTACTGATATCAGCATTCCCAGGGAACTGATGATTTGA
- a CDS encoding tetratricopeptide repeat protein — protein MKTGGVVMVLLLAFVTTGYCENQEKTKTLDEAISAFQKAVEKNPDYAEAHYNLGCLYRENGMGKNAVDAYIRALEIDPKFIKAYNNLGIMYYEMKQLDLAIDTFKKALAVAPQDYQIHYNMGIAYYGKKLYQDAINAFKAATKYNAKFDKGFCNLGIAYVAVNAFDESIAALKHTLEINPQFPDAYYNLGIAYSKNNQLNEAVQSFKKALELNPDDAKSHFALGIIYRTKSEK, from the coding sequence ATGAAAACAGGTGGTGTCGTTATGGTTTTGCTCTTAGCTTTCGTAACTACGGGATATTGCGAAAACCAGGAAAAAACAAAAACACTGGATGAGGCGATAAGCGCATTCCAGAAGGCTGTAGAGAAAAACCCCGACTATGCAGAAGCTCATTATAATCTCGGGTGTTTATACCGTGAAAATGGCATGGGTAAAAATGCCGTTGACGCGTACATCAGGGCATTGGAAATAGATCCCAAGTTCATAAAGGCATATAATAACCTGGGTATCATGTATTACGAAATGAAGCAATTAGATCTGGCGATCGATACCTTCAAAAAAGCCCTTGCGGTAGCGCCGCAGGATTATCAGATACACTACAACATGGGAATTGCTTATTACGGAAAGAAGTTGTATCAGGACGCCATAAATGCGTTTAAGGCAGCCACAAAATATAATGCAAAATTTGATAAGGGATTTTGCAACTTAGGAATCGCCTATGTTGCGGTTAATGCCTTCGATGAATCCATTGCCGCCTTAAAACATACGCTGGAAATCAATCCTCAATTTCCTGACGCATACTACAACTTAGGTATAGCATATTCAAAAAATAATCAATTGAATGAAGCTGTTCAATCATTTAAAAAAGCCCTGGAACTGAATCCTGATGATGCAAAATCTCATTTTGCCCTGGGCATTATCTATCGCACCAAAAGCGAGAAATGA
- a CDS encoding inositol monophosphatase gives MTANLFQLQNYLKVAKEAALRASVILNENFGKLEPSMIDEKAKNDFVTDVDRKAEEIIKNHIHAHFKDHSMLAEESPIEKRSSPFLWIIDPLDGTSNYIHRIPIFAISIALEIEGELAVGLIYEPQRKNLFSSIRGLGALKNDQPIRVSQTDKLSTSLIATGFPFRIKDILDTYLSAFKELFMRASGIRRCGSAALDLAYTTEGIFGGFFECLLSPWDMAAGALLVKEAGGAVTDFHGGDQYLKTGNIIAGSKQIHNEILKIIQNTFG, from the coding sequence ATGACTGCCAACTTGTTTCAATTACAAAACTATCTGAAAGTGGCAAAAGAGGCCGCCCTGAGAGCAAGTGTTATTTTAAATGAGAATTTCGGCAAATTGGAACCTTCCATGATAGACGAAAAGGCAAAGAATGATTTTGTTACCGATGTAGACAGAAAAGCTGAAGAAATTATTAAAAACCATATTCATGCTCATTTCAAAGATCATTCCATGCTTGCCGAAGAGTCTCCAATTGAAAAAAGATCTTCTCCTTTTTTATGGATTATTGACCCCCTGGATGGCACTTCAAATTACATTCACAGGATACCGATTTTTGCCATCTCTATAGCGCTGGAAATCGAAGGGGAATTGGCGGTTGGACTCATTTACGAACCTCAGAGAAAAAACCTGTTCTCCTCCATAAGAGGACTGGGGGCATTAAAAAACGACCAGCCGATCCGCGTTTCCCAAACCGATAAGCTCAGCACCTCGCTTATAGCAACTGGTTTTCCTTTCAGGATAAAGGATATTCTGGATACCTATCTTTCGGCATTTAAGGAGTTATTTATGCGTGCATCTGGGATAAGAAGGTGTGGCTCTGCCGCTCTTGACCTCGCGTACACGACTGAAGGTATTTTTGGCGGATTCTTTGAATGTTTACTGTCACCTTGGGACATGGCCGCTGGCGCTCTTCTGGTGAAAGAAGCAGGTGGCGCAGTTACCGATTTTCACGGTGGTGATCAGTATTTAAAAACGGGAAATATTATCGCAGGCTCGAAACAAATTCACAACGAAATACTCAAAATTATTCAAAACACATTTGGATAA
- a CDS encoding cyclase family protein, which yields MKIVLQAFIVGVSFLFTGHGLWGGILEEVMKGKATVIDLTYPLNEKNAYWPIGSYAPFQYEVIATIKKDQVFSGKYSTPEHLGTHLDAPNHFEINQPSVDNISFEELVGPAVVLDISSKTEQNPDYSLTRSDIVHWEEVNGKISRGDIVFLYTGWDKRWHDFDAYKNMDKSSRMHFPGYSKEAASFLVKERHIKGIGIDTLSGDNGICSDFHVHHIINGAGKYILENVANLDRLPPRGATVILAPIKIEGGSGGQCRIWAILTE from the coding sequence ATGAAAATAGTATTACAAGCGTTTATCGTGGGGGTATCATTCCTTTTCACGGGACATGGTTTGTGGGGGGGAATTCTTGAAGAGGTCATGAAGGGAAAGGCGACGGTTATTGATTTGACTTACCCTTTGAATGAAAAGAATGCCTATTGGCCAATTGGATCATACGCCCCGTTTCAATACGAGGTTATTGCAACAATCAAAAAAGACCAGGTTTTTTCCGGAAAATACAGCACTCCCGAACATCTGGGAACTCATCTGGACGCTCCAAACCATTTTGAGATTAACCAGCCATCGGTGGACAATATTTCTTTCGAAGAACTTGTTGGTCCTGCTGTCGTTCTTGATATTTCCAGTAAAACGGAACAAAATCCCGATTATTCCCTGACGCGTTCTGACATCGTGCATTGGGAAGAGGTGAACGGAAAAATTTCCAGGGGAGATATTGTGTTCTTGTATACCGGATGGGACAAACGATGGCATGATTTTGATGCATATAAAAACATGGATAAGAGTTCCCGTATGCATTTTCCCGGTTACTCAAAAGAGGCAGCATCTTTTCTTGTGAAAGAAAGGCATATAAAGGGTATTGGTATTGACACCCTCAGCGGCGATAATGGAATATGTTCAGATTTTCATGTACACCACATTATAAACGGCGCAGGAAAATATATCCTGGAAAACGTGGCCAACCTTGACAGGTTACCTCCAAGAGGGGCCACTGTTATTCTGGCACCAATTAAAATAGAGGGAGGTTCCGGCGGACAATGCCGCATCTGGGCTATCTTAACAGAATAG